The Daucus carota subsp. sativus chromosome 7, DH1 v3.0, whole genome shotgun sequence genome window below encodes:
- the LOC108195266 gene encoding putative serine/threonine-protein kinase isoform X2: protein MSCSCFGASALNRKDNGGADSGDFEGHRLGNIKTFSYKQLRTATDYFHPRNKIGRGGYGTVYKGILDGIEVAVKTLSAQSNQGVREFLTEIDIITNVRHTNLVQLIGCCVQGTNRILVYEFLENKSLDTALLGSQVKDTKLDWERRSAICKGTARGLAYLHEEVVPPIVHRDIKASNILLDKDFIPKIGDFGLAKLFPDNISHISTRIAGTTGYLAPEYVLGGQLTKKADVYSFGVLILEIAWQLYEEDRLSEMVDPALEGCPEEELARYIKIAFFCTQATASRRPTMSQVVDMLAKNHTLNEKELVAPGFSQDTTTRSSTTKKIPSTSTSTQMSSVPLSVTQLIPR from the exons ATGAGTTGTAGCTGTTTCGGTGCCTCGGCCTTAAACAGGAAAGATAATGGTGGTGCTGATTCAGGGGACTTTGAAG GGCATAGGCTTGGAAATATAAAAACTTTTTCATACAAACAATTAAGGACAGCAACGGATTATTTTCACCCAAGAAATAAGATCGGAAGAGGTGGCTACGGAACTGTGTATAAG GGTATCCTCGACGGGATAGAGGTAGCTGTGAAAACACTTTCTGCACAATCCAATCAGGGAGTGCGCGAATTTTTGACTGAAATTGACATCATAACAAATGTCAGGCACACAAACCTTGTTCAGTTAATTGGATGTTGTGTTCAGGGAACAAACCGAATTTTAGTATACGAGTTTTTGGAAAATAAAAGCCTTGATACTGCTTTATTAG GTTCACAGGTTAAAGACACTAAACTGGACTGGGAACGACGTTCTGCTATTTGTAAGGGCACTGCCAGGGGTCTTGCTTATCTTCACGAAGAAGTTGTGCCACCTATAGTACATAGAGACATTAAAGCTAGCAATATACTGCTCGATAAAGACTTCATACCAAAAATTGGTGACTTTGGATTGGCTAAACTTTTTCCAGACAACATCAGTCATATCAGTACAAGAATAGCAGGAACCAC CGGTTACTTGGCACCAGAATATGTTTTGGGTGGTCAGCTGACGAAGAAGGCAGATGTCTACAGCTTCGGGGTTCTCATACTTGAGATA GCGTGGCAGCTCTACGAAGAAGATCGACTCTCAGAAATGGTGGATCCTGCTCTGGAAGGATGCCCTGAAGAAGAACTTGCAAGGTACATTAAAATAGCATTTTTCTGCACACAAGCAACAGCCAGCAGGAGGCCAACAATGAGCCAAGTTGTTGACATGCTCGCAAAGAACCATACGCTAAACGAGAAGGAACTGGTGGCCCCTGGTTTTTCTCAAGATACAACTACTCGTTCATCTACAACTAAAAAGATACCTTCTACATCAACAAGCACACAGATGAGCTCTGTCCCACTCTCTGTCACTCAGCTCATTCCTAGATAA
- the LOC108195266 gene encoding cold-responsive protein kinase 1 isoform X1 gives MSCSCFGASALNRKDNGGADSGDFEGHRLGNIKTFSYKQLRTATDYFHPRNKIGRGGYGTVYKGILDGIEVAVKTLSAQSNQGVREFLTEIDIITNVRHTNLVQLIGCCVQGTNRILVYEFLENKSLDTALLGSQVKDTKLDWERRSAICKGTARGLAYLHEEVVPPIVHRDIKASNILLDKDFIPKIGDFGLAKLFPDNISHISTRIAGTTGYLAPEYVLGGQLTKKADVYSFGVLILEIVSGRSSGKANLATGTQKLLIEWAWQLYEEDRLSEMVDPALEGCPEEELARYIKIAFFCTQATASRRPTMSQVVDMLAKNHTLNEKELVAPGFSQDTTTRSSTTKKIPSTSTSTQMSSVPLSVTQLIPR, from the exons ATGAGTTGTAGCTGTTTCGGTGCCTCGGCCTTAAACAGGAAAGATAATGGTGGTGCTGATTCAGGGGACTTTGAAG GGCATAGGCTTGGAAATATAAAAACTTTTTCATACAAACAATTAAGGACAGCAACGGATTATTTTCACCCAAGAAATAAGATCGGAAGAGGTGGCTACGGAACTGTGTATAAG GGTATCCTCGACGGGATAGAGGTAGCTGTGAAAACACTTTCTGCACAATCCAATCAGGGAGTGCGCGAATTTTTGACTGAAATTGACATCATAACAAATGTCAGGCACACAAACCTTGTTCAGTTAATTGGATGTTGTGTTCAGGGAACAAACCGAATTTTAGTATACGAGTTTTTGGAAAATAAAAGCCTTGATACTGCTTTATTAG GTTCACAGGTTAAAGACACTAAACTGGACTGGGAACGACGTTCTGCTATTTGTAAGGGCACTGCCAGGGGTCTTGCTTATCTTCACGAAGAAGTTGTGCCACCTATAGTACATAGAGACATTAAAGCTAGCAATATACTGCTCGATAAAGACTTCATACCAAAAATTGGTGACTTTGGATTGGCTAAACTTTTTCCAGACAACATCAGTCATATCAGTACAAGAATAGCAGGAACCAC CGGTTACTTGGCACCAGAATATGTTTTGGGTGGTCAGCTGACGAAGAAGGCAGATGTCTACAGCTTCGGGGTTCTCATACTTGAGATAGTAAGTGGCAGAAGTAGTGGAAAAGCAAATTTAGCTACTGGCACGCAGAAACTTCTGATAGAATGG GCGTGGCAGCTCTACGAAGAAGATCGACTCTCAGAAATGGTGGATCCTGCTCTGGAAGGATGCCCTGAAGAAGAACTTGCAAGGTACATTAAAATAGCATTTTTCTGCACACAAGCAACAGCCAGCAGGAGGCCAACAATGAGCCAAGTTGTTGACATGCTCGCAAAGAACCATACGCTAAACGAGAAGGAACTGGTGGCCCCTGGTTTTTCTCAAGATACAACTACTCGTTCATCTACAACTAAAAAGATACCTTCTACATCAACAAGCACACAGATGAGCTCTGTCCCACTCTCTGTCACTCAGCTCATTCCTAGATAA
- the LOC108195266 gene encoding cold-responsive protein kinase 1 isoform X3, with product MVVLIQGTLKGILDGIEVAVKTLSAQSNQGVREFLTEIDIITNVRHTNLVQLIGCCVQGTNRILVYEFLENKSLDTALLGSQVKDTKLDWERRSAICKGTARGLAYLHEEVVPPIVHRDIKASNILLDKDFIPKIGDFGLAKLFPDNISHISTRIAGTTGYLAPEYVLGGQLTKKADVYSFGVLILEIVSGRSSGKANLATGTQKLLIEWAWQLYEEDRLSEMVDPALEGCPEEELARYIKIAFFCTQATASRRPTMSQVVDMLAKNHTLNEKELVAPGFSQDTTTRSSTTKKIPSTSTSTQMSSVPLSVTQLIPR from the exons ATGGTGGTGCTGATTCAGGGGACTTTGAAG GGTATCCTCGACGGGATAGAGGTAGCTGTGAAAACACTTTCTGCACAATCCAATCAGGGAGTGCGCGAATTTTTGACTGAAATTGACATCATAACAAATGTCAGGCACACAAACCTTGTTCAGTTAATTGGATGTTGTGTTCAGGGAACAAACCGAATTTTAGTATACGAGTTTTTGGAAAATAAAAGCCTTGATACTGCTTTATTAG GTTCACAGGTTAAAGACACTAAACTGGACTGGGAACGACGTTCTGCTATTTGTAAGGGCACTGCCAGGGGTCTTGCTTATCTTCACGAAGAAGTTGTGCCACCTATAGTACATAGAGACATTAAAGCTAGCAATATACTGCTCGATAAAGACTTCATACCAAAAATTGGTGACTTTGGATTGGCTAAACTTTTTCCAGACAACATCAGTCATATCAGTACAAGAATAGCAGGAACCAC CGGTTACTTGGCACCAGAATATGTTTTGGGTGGTCAGCTGACGAAGAAGGCAGATGTCTACAGCTTCGGGGTTCTCATACTTGAGATAGTAAGTGGCAGAAGTAGTGGAAAAGCAAATTTAGCTACTGGCACGCAGAAACTTCTGATAGAATGG GCGTGGCAGCTCTACGAAGAAGATCGACTCTCAGAAATGGTGGATCCTGCTCTGGAAGGATGCCCTGAAGAAGAACTTGCAAGGTACATTAAAATAGCATTTTTCTGCACACAAGCAACAGCCAGCAGGAGGCCAACAATGAGCCAAGTTGTTGACATGCTCGCAAAGAACCATACGCTAAACGAGAAGGAACTGGTGGCCCCTGGTTTTTCTCAAGATACAACTACTCGTTCATCTACAACTAAAAAGATACCTTCTACATCAACAAGCACACAGATGAGCTCTGTCCCACTCTCTGTCACTCAGCTCATTCCTAGATAA
- the LOC108196872 gene encoding clathrin light chain 1 codes for MSFDSYSIDGDDFVSAAPPPQFGSGAFPDEDLTPDHASHSPDPYSFTSDPNPNFSESSQFDSSVPVSNGAYGVGDDAEGIFSSDGPVLPPPGDMVEEGAALREWRRENAIRLEENEKREKELRNKIIEEAIDFKNAFYEKRKLQIDSKRDSNREKEKVYLANQEKFHNEAGQQYWKTIGEIIPREVPNIEKKRGKKDQDKKPSVTVIQGPKPGKPTDLSRMRHLLLKLKHTPPPHMAPPPPVPVKDAKDGKDGENVKNAKDTAAEVESAPAKDASTQEPPAAADV; via the exons ATGTCGTTCGACTCCTACAGCATCGACGGCGACGACTTCGTCTCCGCCGCTCCCCCTCCGCAGTTCGGCTCCGGCGCATTCCCCGACGAGGACTTGACTCCAGATCACGCTTCCCACTCTCCCGATCCATACTCGTTCACATCAGATCCAAACCCTAATTTCTCCGAGTCATCTCAATTCGATTCGTCTGTGCCTGTTTCCAATGGAGCTTATGGTGTTGGTGATGATGCTGAGGGGATTTTTAGCTCCGATGGACCCGTGCTTCCGCCTCCTGGTGATATGGTCGAGGAAGGTGCTGCGCTTCGCGAGTGGCGAAG GGAGAATGCAATCCGGCTTGAGGAAAACGAGAAAAGGGAGAAGGAATTACGCAACAAAATTATTGAAGAAGCCATAGACTTCAAGAATGCCTTTTATGAGAAAAGAAAGCTTCAGATTGACTCTAAGCGAGACAGTAACAGAGAGAAAGAGAAG GTGTACTTGGCTAACCAGGAGAAATTTCACAACGAGGCTGGACAACAGTACTGGAAAACAATTGGAGAGATCATTCCTCGTGAGGTTCCGAATATTGAGAAGAAGAGAGGCAAGAAAGATCAAGACAAGAAGCCTTCAGTTACTGTTATACAAGGCCCCAAGCCTGGGAAACCTACTGATCTCTCAAGAATGCGTCACTTGCTGTTGAAGCTGAAGCACACACCCCCACCTCACATGGCACCACCTCCACCAGTTCCCGTGAAGGATGCCAAAGATGGTAAAGATGGGGAAAATGTGAAAAACGCAAAAGATACTGCTGCTGAAGTTGAATCTGCACCAGCGAAAGATGCCTCTACCCAAGAACCTCCTGCTGCAGCCGATGTATAG